A single window of Oncorhynchus keta strain PuntledgeMale-10-30-2019 chromosome 34, Oket_V2, whole genome shotgun sequence DNA harbors:
- the LOC118367225 gene encoding G-protein coupled receptor 183-like: protein MMEVMRTSSHANPTPTPTLNDSNTCTTLYDHLEYARVLMPLFYSIVFSVGLLGNALALHVIRPNLKKMNSTTLYSANLVISDILFTLSLPLRIIYYALGFHWPLGDSLCKITGLIFYINTYAGVNFMTCLSVDRFIAVVLPLRFARFRKVSNVRFICVGVWLLVLMQTLPLLSMPMTNVESDGFITCMEYPNFEQVPNIAYMLIGAVFLGYGVPVVTILLCYSILCCKLRLSAKTNHLTDKSGRSRKAVGVICCVSLVFVVCFSPYHINLLQYMIRKLIYETDCAELTAFQISLHFTVCLMNLNSCLDPFIYFFACKGYKRKVLKILKRQVSVSFSSAVRTSPEGSSRDVVDGKKIHLNSTRYEQCVQQNGQR from the coding sequence ATGATGGAGGTGATGAGGACCTCCAGCCATGCAAATCCAACCCCTACCCCCACCCTCAATGACTCAAACACCTGCACGACACTGTATGACCACCTGGAGTACGCCCGAGTCCTCATGCCCCTCTTCTACAGCATCGTCTTCTCCGTGGGGTTGCTGGGCAACGCCCTGGCGCTGCATGTCATCCGGCCCAACCTAAAGAAGATGAACTCCACCACGCTCTACTCCGCCAACCTGGTAATCTCTGACATTCTGTTCACACTGTCACTACCGTTACGGATAATCTACTACGCCCTGGGCTTCCACTGGCCCCTGGGGGATTCCCTGTGTAAGATCACAGGGCTGATCTTCTACATCAACACGTATGCCGGGGTCAACTTTATGACCTGCCTCAGTGTGGACCGATTCATTGCTGTGGTCTTGCCGCTCCGGTTCGCACGCTTCCGGAAGGTCTCCAATGTCCGGTTTATCTGCGTTGGGGTGTGGTTGCTGGTCTTAATGCAAACTTTGCCCCTCCTCTCCATGCCCATGACTAATGTGGAGTCTGATGGCTTCATCACTTGTATGGAGTATCCTAACTTTGAACAGGTGCCCAACATCGCCTACATGCTGATCGGCGCCGTGTTCCTAGGCTATGGAGTCCCCGTGGTGACTATCTTATTGTGCTACTCCATACTGTGCTGTAAACTCCGCCTCTCGGCAAAGACCAATCACTTAACGGACAAGTCGGGGCGCAGCCGCAAAGCCGTTGGGGTGATCTGCTGCGTCTCCCTGGTGTTCGTGGTGTGTTTCAGCCCCTACCACATCAACCTCCTCCAATACATGATCCGAAAGCTGATCTATGAAACGGACTGTGCTGAACTCACTGCCTTCCAGATCTCCTTACACTTCACTGTTTGTCTGATGAACCTTAACTCCTGCCTGGATCCATTTATCTACTTCTTTGCCTGTAAGGGTTACAAGAGGAAGGTGCTGAAGATCCTGAAGAGGCAGGTGAGCGTGTCCTTCTCCAGCGCAGTACGGACATCGCCCGAGGGTTCATCCAGAGATGTCGTAGATGGTAAGAAGATCCACCTCAACAGCACTAGATACGAACAGTGTGTCCAACAGAATGGCCAAAGGTGA